The Synechococcus sp. RS9909 genomic interval CGAGCCGATGTACAGCCCCTGATCTGCCAGTGCTGGCACGATCTGACCTGGTGGCAATGCGGCGTACTGGGGCTGGTTGCAGGTGAGCAGGATGCGCTGGCGCTCCTCTTCACTCAGTCTGTGGGAGACCAGGCGTGGGCTGCCTTTACGACGATCGTGACCACCGTCATCACCCGTCAAGGCCTTGCGCCAACGCTTGAGGGTGCGCAGAGAGATCCCGATCTCGCTGCAGGCACGCACCAAACCCGCGCCAGCGGCATGTGCCTCGCTGATCAGCTCGATGGCCTTCTTCCTGTGAGCGGCGCTGGTCAGCCTTCCGCGTCCTCCGAACAGAAGGCTTCCCACTTTTTTCGCAGCACCAGCAGGGCCGCCATCTCCGCCATGGCCTTCTCTTTGCGCTGCAGCTCCTTCTTGAGGGCTTTGATCTCCCGTTGGTCCTGGGCGCGGAGCTTTTCCAGCTCCTTCTGCTCTTTCAAGGTCAGCACTGGCTTTTCATTGGCATCCTGGGCCGCCTGCCGCCAACGCTCCACCTGCTCAGGAAACAGGCCTCGCTCTCGGCAGTAGGCACTGAGTTCGGTGGCGTTCAAGCCAGCCGTCTCCATCACCACCGTGAACTTATCGGCAGCGCTCCAGCCCTCTGGTTCCTTCTCGGATGCCGGCACCACCTCTCCCTGCAACCGCCATGCCTTCCTCCAGTTGTAAAGGGTCACCACGTGAATGCCCAGCTCCTCGGAGATCTGGGCCACGCTTTGCCGCTGCGGTGGGCTCATTCGCCTCCTCACGTCAGCCTTTACAGCCTCGCTGTAACGACGCATTGGTCATGTCCTCAAGCCCCCGGGTGTACTGATCACAGGGGTGACAACTTTCCTGAAACCGGGGGCGATCGACCCCGAGATCATCCAACAGGTGCGAAGCCATGCCGATGGCGTCGATCGGGTGCTGGTGTCCTTGGATTCCAACCACACGCATGAGCACGTGCTCGCTGAACTGAATGCGTACGCCGATCTGGTGTCCGTTGGCAGCTACTGCATCGTGTTTGACACCGTGGTGGAAGACCTACCTGCCGGCTCCTTCCCCGATCGCCCCTGGGACGTCGGCAACAACCCCAAAACAGCCGTTCATGAATGGCTGAAGACCCATCTCGAGTTTGTGATCGACAAGGACATCGACAACAAGCTGTTGATTAGCGTAGCGCCGGATGGGTATTTGAAGAGGGTTGGGTAGTGCGAACAAGCTGGTCTGGAGAATTGCCTATATGATTTAGAATATAAAATCACATTCGCCCCAACGTACATGAGCGTACAATCTATGATCCTTGCCCAGCTCGGTCAAATGGGCATTCAGATCGAGCGCGTTTCCAGTGAAGCAATGAACGGAATAGCGAAAGATATCGCAGAGATGACCGATAGCGGCCTCGACTTTGACGACAAAGATCAGATAAAGGAACTAGAGAAAGTAATTCTGTGGCACATGCATAAGCATCCCGTTTGACGCGCTCTTCCGGGGATCTGCAGTCAAAGGATCTGTAGCTTTTTCGAAACTGAGACCGTGGCGAATATTCCCCTGGATGTACTCTTAGCCTTATTCTGGGTCACCGTGCATTGCTAAGGACAAGTCACTTTTTTCGGTAGATTATGCCCAACGCCAAGATCAGCGGCGGGGGTGGCTCAACAAGGCGCGCTTCATCTGTGCAATCCCGTCCGCTGAATCTTGATGTTATACATTATTGGTATAGCGTTGCTGCTGAATTATCAAAGAACCCGCAGACAATTGCAGCGTTACTTATGCACTGCTTGATCATCTAGGGTTCTCAGAGTCGCCTGACTACATCATCGATGGCATCTTGACACTCGCCTGTTCGACGAGCATCGACGCTAACATTGGTTCCATATACTGAATAGCTTCTTTCTTTCAGATCAGAAAGGGGTGTGCCCAAGTGGGCCGCGACCACTCCCGCGGTATTGAAGTCTCGTAGTGGAACCGAGAATGAAGTCCTAAAACTGTCCAAGTCGTGTGGGGGAGGTGTTATTTGAGCGAATCTTTGAGGTGTATTTTGGAAGGCTGTGTAGAGAGCGTCGGCTGTAGCGTCAGAAAGTGCTCCATATGCTGCAGCTGAGCCCGAGTACTGTGTCAGCCGATTACCAATGACAAGGTGCACCATTGGGCGCAAGATGGCATGTGTATGGGCTTTTGCGGCATAAGTGTACTGCCCATAAAATGGATGAGGAGGGTCTGCTCCATAAATCAATGAAAACATCGCATTAACGGCTACCCGAGACGCATCATCAGCATTTACAGGAACAACTAGTCGGTCGACACCTGATATTGCAATTTCTGTGTAGATACTGAAGCTTGGATTTGTATCAACAAAGACCACCCAATCTTCTTCGGTGCTTGTGGCATTTTCGATGAAACGACGCAAGATGCTGTGAACCCATTTCCAAGGGTGCTCTGCCGGCGGCAGCGCTGCTTGATTTGCTCTTTCGGAGATCAGTGGTGCCATTGGTTCGAGGTTGCCATCTCCACATAGCAGCAATAGATTGGGTGGTATGTGCTGATTCCAGTCACTAGGATTAACTATGAAGTCTGATGGGTGCGGGAGCTGAGCGCCCGAGCCACCTGAAAGGACGGTAGCCAAGTAACCCACCACAGACTTTGGGGTAGGATCAACTTGGCACAGTTGAAGAACTCTGTCTTCACCCTCTTGCCCACCACCGAGCAGAATCATTGATACATTTGCCTGTGGACACATATCAATTACAAGTGCTTTGCGCTCCGGATGAAGCTGTGCGTAACGAGTAGCGAGATGAAAGGTGATTGTACTTTTGCCCACCCCTCCCTTGTTATTCCACAGCGCATAGCTTGCAGCAAGTGACATTAGAGCTCTGATCTTGAGTAAGTGGAAGAACTTTAGGGGATATGGCTCTGAGTCGCCACTTCGGACGCCAGCCCTGCAATGACTTATAGCGCTAAATGGGCGGATCGTTTCGAGGAGATGGTCCGACCCTTCGTGGTCCGCATAGGCACAGGAATTCGTTTCCGGATACCTCTAAACCCATTACGTGCCAGCCAATCACAGGCATATGGTCCTATCTGCCTGGTCCATATGCGGGCCACCCATTGCCACAGCTGAGATCTGAAGGAGGCAAGCCGTCAGCCCCGGCGTAGCCGGTGCTGCTCCTCGGGATTTACACCACTCGGCGGGACGCCCCCCGATGCCCTGCTCACCTATGCCGGGATGCTGTCGCAGCTGGCCTGACAGGAGCTGCCCGACTCCCTGACCCGCGTGGCCACCGATGTGGATGGCCATGGCACCCGGCGGTAGGGCGGCCACGATCCCAACAGCGCCGGCAACGTGATCGGCAGCGGCGACTGGGCGGCCGATCGGATCGTTCCCGATGCCATGCGGGCCCTGGCAGCACGTGCTGGAAGCCGCCCTCCAGCACTGGCCCGGCTCCTGACGCGATGGCTCCGACCCCCACGCCCCGCACGAGGCCGGCCGCCTGCACCTGCAGATCGACAAGGCCCACCACCAGCTCGGCTGGCAGCACCGCTGGCGTGCTGTCTGGCGGAACTGGAGGCTTACGCAGGTTGCAAGCGCAGCCCCGCCTGAGCCATGCTCATAAAACTTGAGCCATCACGCCACCACCCGCTGACCCGCCAGCCCATGCCTGTCTTGCTCCAAAGCTGGTCACTCGTGCAGGCCAAGGCGCTGTATCAGCGCATGGGGCGCCAGCGGCCCAGCTTTTGGCGGGGCTTGGAAGCCGCAGTGGATTGCGAGCCCTTGGCCCGGCCCACAGTCCGCCGATCGATGGGATCCCGGAGTTTGCGGGCCGATCTTGAAGCTTTGCGCGCCGATCGTGATCAGGCACTCTCCCAACTCCTGAATGCCTGAAGAGCCGCTGCCACGGCTGGATCCAGCCGATCAGCCAGCGATGGCCAGGCTTCATGCCGTTGTGGCACTGGCTACGGCTACGTGAAGACCACGTCCTATTTCCGTGAGGTGGTGTGCACGAAACACCCAGGCATCGAAGCGGCCTGGATCCTGCGGGTGATGGCCGCACCCCTGAAGGAACGCAGACAGGCCGACGGCCGCTATGCCCTGTGGGGCCTGGTGCCAGAGGCACAGAACCGTGCGCTCAGGGTCATTACCCTTGAGGACAGAGAGACCGTCCACAACGCCTTCTTCGATCGGGGCTTTCTGAGGTCCCGCACTCCGTCACAACCTCCCCCATCTGCTGTGCCCCCTGCGCCATGAAAATCCGTTACTTCCCGGATACCGACACCCTCCATATCGAGCTGGCCGATCGAGTGAGCAGCAGTTCAGAAGCGATGAGCGACAACTTGATCATCGACTTCGATGAGCTAGGCAAGCCGGTCGGCGTGACTCTCGAGCACTACTCCCAGATCAGTGACAGCAGCACGATCGAGACCCTGCTGCCGATCCACCCGATGCTGCAGCCGGCCTGACCTGTCACGACATCGACAGTCGAGACATGTGACCAATCGCCGCGGAGGTGGTCGATGCATCGTCCCCAACAACTGAGCCTTCAGCTCAAAGGCATGGAGCGGCTGTTGGCTGATCCCGTCAGCGATAGACCCTGCGACGATGGCCGATGCGCACCACCAGGATCACCGGGTCGCTGCGTTGCCATTCGTAGACCACGCGGTAACGGCCCACCCGTAAGCGCCGCAATCCTTCGAATTCACCCTTGAGCGCTGAACGGCTGTTGCTCAGCGACCAGCATCCGCAGCGAGCAGCGCATCGCGCACCTCCGCCCAGTCGAGAACGGGGTCGGCAGGGTCCTTTTCGCGAAGCGCCCTACGGTGAAACCGAGCGCCGCTCCCCAGCGGATGCCATGCCGGGCCAATCACCGGAGCAACGCGCCCAGGGTGCGGCGGATGTCCTTGAGCGGCAGCAGCAGGTGCAGCGGATCGGTGGGTGAACGCTCGAACTCCGGGATCCGGTGCTCGTAGAAGCTCCGGGCTTCCTCAGACTCGGCATGGACCAGCAAGCCACGGCAGCCGATCGCCTCGCCCAGGCTGGCGACTCGGGCGATCACATCCAGCAACAGGGCAGCGCCAAGGCCGTGGCCTTCATGGCGTTCGTCGACCCCCAGACGAGCCAGCAAGGCGATGGGCTGGGTCGCCACGCTCGCCATGCACCAGGCGTAGTAGGCGACCACATGCCGCTGATCCACTGCGGTGACCACAAACACACGGGTGGTACCGGTGCCATGGGCCTGCCGAGCCGTCTCAACCAGCCAGGCTGTCTGCTCTTCCGATCGGCAGCGAAAGCCTGCGAGCTGGTGACGGGCCGCCAGCAGCTCTGGCGGTTGGTAGCCGCTCATGCCTCGGGCTGATCCTCCACTGGAGTGACAAAGGGCGACCGCCGCTGCAGCAGGAGCGCCAGCCCCGGCAGGTTGCGGGCCGGGCGGCTATTGATCCGCTCCCATTCTTTTTGGCCGTCGGCATCGAGCACGAACTGCTCCCGGTCGGCCAGCACCCGCTGGGCCGCCAGGCGCCCCTGAGCGAGCAGGAAGGAACTGCGGTCGGTGCCGAGGGCCGCAGCGGCCCGATCCAGAAGGTCGCGGTCGTCTTCTGTGGCCCGCAGCTCGATTCGGCTGGTCTTGGCCGGCCGGTGACCCTGGGGCTTGGTGCTGGTCAAGGCGACACCCACCCGAAACGTACGGACACTGTACGGTGCTGATCAGAGAGAAGGGGCTGCAGCCTCCACCAGCGCCTCCAGCTGTGAGCGCGCAGCAAAGATGGAACACCTGATCGGCGCTGCTCTGCTGTGGCGCCTCAGAGGATGGCGCCCACCACCACCGCCCAGCCCCTGCCCGGGGCATAGCCATAGGCACCGCCGCCGATCGGCTCCACCATCCAGCGCTTCCCGTAGCCGCAGGCCCGCGAAGCGGTAATTCAGCCGGCTGAACCGCAGCCCCATCCCCTTGACGTTGAGGGTGGTGCCGTGGATCAGATCGGGCTCCCCCCAGGGGTCGTTCACCACCACATGGGTGGGGGTGTGGCCATAGACGATCAGCCAGTGCCCTGAGCCGGTGGGCCGCTCGACCGGGCCCCGGTGGATGTAGCCGCAGGGGACCAGGATGCCACGGTTGATCTGCTGCACGATCAGCTGGAAGTCAGCGTTCTGCACCATCCGGGCCGTGACGCCGAAATGGGCGAGGGCACGCAGCTGGGCGTTGGCGTCGGTGGTGTCGCCACTGGTTCTCTGCTCGTCGTCTGCGACGCCGAGGTGCTGCACCACCGCCAGGTACTGGTCGTCGCCATTGGCGCCCTTGAGCGTGCCGGGCTTGATGGCCTCCAGGAGCATGGCGCAGCTGGAGGAGAAGCAGGTGCGATCGCGCTGGGACAGCTGGGCGGAATCGCGCTGATTGAACCGGGGCACTCCCACCAGCGGGTTGGGGTGGCGCAGAACGGCCGGAGCAGGAGCCCGACCCGGAGCCTTGGTCTCCACCGCGGCCTTCCACAGATCCCGCAGCTCGCTGCCCTCAGCCAGGCGCGGTGATGGGCCTTGGCGGGGTCGTAGTAGGTGACGTAGTTGCTGGTGGGGACTGGAGGCTTCCCCTGCTTGGTGGTTTTGCTCATGGCTGCCACTGCTCCAGTTCCTCCGGCGTTGCCCCCTCCAGCCATCCCGCAAAGGCCTCATCGCCCATCTGGCCCACCGCATGATCCGCTGCTGCCCGCGGGTCGAATAGGGCAAACAGTGGCCTCAGGTCGTCTGTGGCCCAGCTCTCGCCGGTGAGCGCCTCCAGCTTCTGGCGCACCACCTGCTCGAGCTCGGCGCCAGAGCAGCGCTGCAGCAGCCCCGGCAGCAGCGGATCGAGCTGGCAGAACAGCAGGGGCGCGACCGCCAGGATGCGGCGCTGCACAAACCGCCGCGCCAGTGGTTTCACTACCGCCTCCATGGCGCCGAGGGCCAGGAAGGCGATGGCCAGATCAAGCAGCCAGCCCATCGTCCCCGTCCTCGTCGCTTGTGCTGGAGCGGAACTGGCCGAGCCGGTTCCTGGGCGGCAGGTGCCGCACCACGGCAGCCGGGATGCCACCACCGGGGCCGGGGCCGCCGCCACCCGGGCCTTGACCGCCTGGGACCCTGCCGCCGGCACGGCTGGAGTCCATGAAATAAGTGGCGGCCGACTGGCCGGCCAGGGCAATCGCCGGCAGGGCCAAGGCCCAGCGGCTTTCACACAAGATCACGTCCTTGGCTCGGATCTCACAGGCCCCGACAAAGGCCATCAGCGAGAGGATCTCAGCGCCGACCAGGGCCAGGATCGGTGCGGCGTTGCTGCTCATTTGGGGTGGTGCCATCGGCATTGCTGGGGCCACCGCAGGCAGATCGGCCAGCCCTCCATGGGCTTTTGCCAGGTAGGCGCACGGCTCAACTACAGAGAGGGGGCTCAGCCCTCGCTGGTGTGCTGCAGAAGGGGTGCCACCAGCAACCTCCACGGATGATCGTCGCCAGGCTCCAGCTATCGGCCTCGCTGACATCTCCATGGGGTCACAAAGCCGAGGCGAAACTGGCGGCAGCAGGAGCAGCCAGGGTGAGCCCCCCAGCCCAAGGTACGGAGCCGGAACAAAACCGACTAGAGTTGCAGTGGCTAACCGATGGAGACCCCGCAGTGCCATCAACCCTTGAAAAGCCTGCGACCCCCGTTGGCGCAATCAAGAGCTTTGGCCCATTTGGGGCTAAGTACAAAGTTGGCGAGGCTATTCAAAAACTCGACGATGATGACTGGATGGTTGAAGTCGTCTTAATCGAGAGCGGAGAACGAGCGGAATACCGGCTAAGCCGCATCGAGAGCGACCCAGAGGCCGAATAAATGTATGCGGTCGCCTTTGACTTGGTTGTCAGCGAAACCGAGAAGCATCACCCCAAGGGGATTACACAGGCCTACACGGAAATTGCATCGGTCCTTGGGGAGCATGGTTTCAGCCGCGTGCAAGGAAGCCTCTATGTCTCTAGCAATGAAGACATGGCAAATCTATTCCTCGCGATTCAAGCTTTGAGAAGCAGGTCGTGGTTCCCGAAATCCGTGCGTGATATTCGCGCATTCCGAATTGAACAATGGTCTGATTTTACGGCTGTCGTGAAGAGCTGAAGCTGCTCGCTCTTGGGGTAAACGATCAAGGATCTGACAAAGCGCTCAAAAGTCACCGCAGACCGGCCAGCCCTCCATGGGCTTTTGCCAGGCCGGCCCACGCTTAGCGGCCCTACTGCAGGAAGGGGCCTCAGCTCTCAGCGGTGAGCTGCTGGAATCGACCTGTGGACCCTGCGGCCTCTTGCAGCTGGCTGTCCCAGTCGTTGGGTGGGTGACCGCTGGCCAGCATGGCCTGGAACACCCGATAGGCATCGCTCTTGCTGCCATAGGCGCGCTTGGTCTGTTGGTCGTTCACCCAAGCGAGCACGATCACCTTGGAGCGGCTGTGAAAGCGAAAAAACAGCCGGTATTGCTGGAAAAACTTCGCCCTGCGCCAATGCCGATGCTCAGCCCCCAGGGTGGATCCCTGCTGAAACTCCTTGCGGCTGGGATCCTGGGGGATGTCGTGGAGCATCAACCGGGTGATCGCCGCCAGGTGCTTGCTGGTGGCCTTGCTGCCATACCCCTGGGGATCCTTGCGGCGGAGTGCCTCCACATCCGTGATCAGCGCCTCCAGCTGATCGAGAAATAGCGGATGCGCAAACACACGCCAGCCGTTGATCACGACAACCGCCGGGGCGGCTTCATCCGCCATCAGACGATTGGCTTCGAGGGGAGGTTGCTCATGCAGTCGTCATCCTCTGGAGGTGGACCATCGAGATCCACCGCAATCCCGCCCACGAGCTCCTGCAAGCGGCCCGCCAGATCTGCGCTGATGGGCTGGAGACGCTCGGGATGGGCGGCGATGTCTTGCTCCAGCAGAACCAGGAAGGGTGCCAGCGCCGGATCGTCGTCTGCAGGCTCTGGGCAGGCGCGCTGCAGGACCACCTCGCCATTGGCACGGAAGGCATAGCGGATTCGGTCACGCTTGCGTAGCCCCAGGGCCCGCCGCACCGGCTGCGGCACGGTGGTCTGATAGCGATCGGTGAGGGCCGATTCCACCTCCTCGATCGGGGAGTCTCCAGCGGTGGCAGCCGGGGCAGAGGCGGGGAGAACAGCCATCGGACCAACCAAGAGCATTGCAACAATGGTAATGCAACTGCATTGCCGCGACAGCCGGGCGGCCTCAGCCCCCACCGGCAAGCTGCTGGCTGGCCTTGCCCAGAAGCCCCAGACTGGAGGCAGCCCGCTCAACGCCAATGAGCACAGCCGCCGCCCAACGACCCACGGCGATCCTTCACCGCGAGGAGGAGGTGGTCGTGGCCGAGTGCCCGGAGGTCGGCACCGTGAGCCAAGGCGACACCGTGGAAGAAGCCCTGGCCAACCTGCGGGAGGCCACCGAACTGTTCCTGGAGGAGTGTCCGCAGCCGGCGTTGGCGCCAAGGCTACTCACCACCTTTGAGGTGAGCGTTGCCTAAGCTCCCGCGCCTCCCTGCCAGTGACCGCTGGCTGACCCTGACAGAATGGAATGGGTCCACTGACCTGGAGCGGAACCGATGACGCAAGCTCTGTCTGCAGCGGTGGCATCCGCAGCCAAGCTCCCGGAAGAGGAGCAGAACGTGCTGGCGGCGATCCTGCTCGAGGAAATGGAATCAGAGGAGCGCTGGAGCGCCCTGTTCGCTGGATCGCAGAACCTGCTGGAGCGAATGGCCAGTGAAGCCATTCAAGATTTCCAGGCTGGCCGGGTGCAGCCGATCGATGAGCTGCAGTGAACTCAGTTACGACTGATCAGTTCAGACAGCTCTATACCCAGGCGCCCCTCGAAAGGAGACGAAAGATCAGGCGTGCCTACAAGCTTTGGCAACAGAACCCGGCCCATCCTTCTCTGAGATTCAAGAAGGTGCATACAACGCTTCCGATCTACTCGGCCCGTGTCGATCTCGACTGGCGGGCCGTGGGAGTGCTGAAGGACGGCACGTTGATCTGGTTCTGGGTCGGATCACACAAGGCCTATAAGGCCTTGCTGCGGTCGCTCTGACGAGCCCTGCGCGCCAGCCATCAAAGGCATCCGTGCATCAAGCCGCTGCGGCCGTCGCGGCCGGCAGCGACCGTTGCCACTTCTCCAGCCACAGCTCTGGCCGGTAGCGATCCTTCTCCAGCCACAGCACCGACAGCTCGGCCGGGGTGTAGCGGCGAAAGCCGGTGAGCACGGCGTAGAAGTCGCGCCGGTGCTCCTCTGCCGCCAAGGCCATCAGTCCGTCCAGCGCTGCGGCCGCATCGAGCTGGTGCTCTTCGATCAGGCCCTGGAGCTGACGGCGCCAGCGGCTGCTCAGGACAGCAGCCTGAAGACCCCCCGGCTCTCCTCCTGCTGCTGGAGCAGCACCTCATAGGCGGGGATGGTCGGAATGCGCAGCCGGTTGGGGTGCTGGGGACTGGTCGCACCGAGAGGTGCGCGTGGCAGCGCAGTGCTGCTGGGCGTGGGTGGAAGAGGCGTTGCGGTCATGGGGCTCGCCGCTGATGGCGGTGCATGGCACCAGCTCTTGCCATGCAGCCCAAGCCCCAGCCATGGCAGGCAGGAGAAAGCCGGAGGCCAAGAAGCCTCCGGCCCCGGGAGGCTCAGAGCACCTGCACCCTGGCCTGAGGCCCAAGCACCCGCTGCTGATTGGAGGCCAGGATCAGCGCCTCTTCTCGGGGCACGTAGTGCGGCTCAGCAGAGATGTGCCCACTGGCTTCAAAGAAGCCTGGCGGCTTGGTGATCGAGGAAGAGAACCCTTAGAAGCCGGCCAGCGGCATCAAGCAGATGCACCGAGACGATGCGGATCGGGCAGGTGCGGCTGAGAGGGGTGGCGGCCATGGCTGTGCTGGCGAACGACACCGCCGTCAAGCCCCGGCGCCGCCTGCGCCGCGCAAGGGGCGCGGAGCGCAGCGCAGCGACTCGCGTCAGCCCTTGCGCGGTGCGCAAGCCGGGGCAGGCCGGGTGGCGTGATCGCCAGTGCCAGGGCCTGGCAGCCAGGAAGCGTGACACTGACACCGCGATTAGGGTTGAAGGAACGTCCATGCGGACGGCGAGAGCCGCTGCCGTCATGACCCCAGCCGATCAAGCCATTCAGGAGCCGGAAGCTCCCTTCTCCATTCGCCGCCGCCAGCGCGGCGGGCGACGTGTTGTGGCCGTGAGCAGCTCGGTGAGCGCCATGGAGGCCCTGCGGGCCCGCATTCGTGCCCAGAGCAAAACGGTGGCCGATCACATCGCGGCTGATCCTGAGGCCCAAGGGTTCATCGACAACTGGACCACCCCTGAGCCCATCTCCCGCTGACGGCCAGCGTGGAGCTCAAAGCCGGGCAGATCGTCACCGTTGACTGGCGCAAGGAGCCAGACGACCCCGCCCAGAATCCTCAGCCGCCAGAGCCCAACAAGCTCAGGCCAGCTGTTGTGGTGCAGGACACCGAACTGTTTGACCCGGCTTACCCCACGGTGCTGGTGGTGCCGATGACAGGCGACCCTGCCCTGGCCATCCCCGACCTGACCGTGGTCCTGCAGCCCAGCCCCAGCAACGGCTGCACGAAGGTGAGCTACCTGCTCCCGCAGAACCTGACCTGCGTGGCCAAGAC includes:
- a CDS encoding DUF1778 domain-containing protein — protein: MTSTKPQGHRPAKTSRIELRATEDDRDLLDRAAAALGTDRSSFLLAQGRLAAQRVLADREQFVLDADGQKEWERINSRPARNLPGLALLLQRRSPFVTPVEDQPEA
- a CDS encoding DUF5397 domain-containing protein yields the protein MIVARLQLSASLTSPWGHKAEAKLAAAGAARVSPPAQGTEPEQNRLELQWLTDGDPAVPSTLEKPATPVGAIKSFGPFGAKYKVGEAIQKLDDDDWMVEVVLIESGERAEYRLSRIESDPEAE
- a CDS encoding DUF2283 domain-containing protein — its product is MKIRYFPDTDTLHIELADRVSSSSEAMSDNLIIDFDELGKPVGVTLEHYSQISDSSTIETLLPIHPMLQPA
- a CDS encoding type II toxin-antitoxin system HicB family antitoxin yields the protein MSTAAAQRPTAILHREEEVVVAECPEVGTVSQGDTVEEALANLREATELFLEECPQPALAPRLLTTFEVSVA
- a CDS encoding transposase, producing the protein MRRYSEAVKADVRRRMSPPQRQSVAQISEELGIHVVTLYNWRKAWRLQGEVVPASEKEPEGWSAADKFTVVMETAGLNATELSAYCRERGLFPEQVERWRQAAQDANEKPVLTLKEQKELEKLRAQDQREIKALKKELQRKEKAMAEMAALLVLRKKWEAFCSEDAEG
- a CDS encoding virulence factor; the protein is MYAVAFDLVVSETEKHHPKGITQAYTEIASVLGEHGFSRVQGSLYVSSNEDMANLFLAIQALRSRSWFPKSVRDIRAFRIEQWSDFTAVVKS
- a CDS encoding C39 family peptidase, encoding METKAPGRAPAPAVLRHPNPLVGVPRFNQRDSAQLSQRDRTCFSSSCAMLLEAIKPGTLKGANGDDQYLAVVQHLGVADDEQRTSGDTTDANAQLRALAHFGVTARMVQNADFQLIVQQINRGILVPCGYIHRGPVERPTGSGHWLIVYGHTPTHVVVNDPWGEPDLIHGTTLNVKGMGLRFSRLNYRFAGLRLREALDGGADRRRCLWLCPGQGLGGGGGRHPLRRHSRAAPIRCSIFAARSQLEALVEAAAPSL
- a CDS encoding GNAT family N-acetyltransferase, producing the protein MSGYQPPELLAARHQLAGFRCRSEEQTAWLVETARQAHGTGTTRVFVVTAVDQRHVVAYYAWCMASVATQPIALLARLGVDERHEGHGLGAALLLDVIARVASLGEAIGCRGLLVHAESEEARSFYEHRIPEFERSPTDPLHLLLPLKDIRRTLGALLR
- a CDS encoding ParA family protein, whose translation is MSLAASYALWNNKGGVGKSTITFHLATRYAQLHPERKALVIDMCPQANVSMILLGGGQEGEDRVLQLCQVDPTPKSVVGYLATVLSGGSGAQLPHPSDFIVNPSDWNQHIPPNLLLLCGDGNLEPMAPLISERANQAALPPAEHPWKWVHSILRRFIENATSTEEDWVVFVDTNPSFSIYTEIAISGVDRLVVPVNADDASRVAVNAMFSLIYGADPPHPFYGQYTYAAKAHTHAILRPMVHLVIGNRLTQYSGSAAAYGALSDATADALYTAFQNTPQRFAQITPPPHDLDSFRTSFSVPLRDFNTAGVVAAHLGTPLSDLKERSYSVYGTNVSVDARRTGECQDAIDDVVRRL
- a CDS encoding CmcI family methyltransferase, whose product is MTTFLKPGAIDPEIIQQVRSHADGVDRVLVSLDSNHTHEHVLAELNAYADLVSVGSYCIVFDTVVEDLPAGSFPDRPWDVGNNPKTAVHEWLKTHLEFVIDKDIDNKLLISVAPDGYLKRVG
- a CDS encoding type II toxin-antitoxin system YhaV family toxin; this translates as MADEAAPAVVVINGWRVFAHPLFLDQLEALITDVEALRRKDPQGYGSKATSKHLAAITRLMLHDIPQDPSRKEFQQGSTLGAEHRHWRRAKFFQQYRLFFRFHSRSKVIVLAWVNDQQTKRAYGSKSDAYRVFQAMLASGHPPNDWDSQLQEAAGSTGRFQQLTAES
- a CDS encoding type II toxin-antitoxin system RelE/ParE family toxin encodes the protein MGGGARCAARCGCWSLSNSRSALKGEFEGLRRLRVGRYRVVYEWQRSDPVILVVRIGHRRRVYR
- a CDS encoding type II toxin-antitoxin system PemK/MazF family toxin — protein: MELKAGQIVTVDWRKEPDDPAQNPQPPEPNKLRPAVVVQDTELFDPAYPTVLVVPMTGDPALAIPDLTVVLQPSPSNGCTKVSYLLPQNLTCVAKTRLTAATKSQITPTELQQLRQLVVLTIGGLA
- a CDS encoding type II toxin-antitoxin system PrlF family antitoxin; protein product: MAVLPASAPAATAGDSPIEEVESALTDRYQTTVPQPVRRALGLRKRDRIRYAFRANGEVVLQRACPEPADDDPALAPFLVLLEQDIAAHPERLQPISADLAGRLQELVGGIAVDLDGPPPEDDDCMSNLPSKPIV